In a single window of the Ancylobacter polymorphus genome:
- a CDS encoding branched-chain amino acid ABC transporter permease — translation MNALSRFFARLEGPQTLGRGPGFWLGFLVVLAGACAYPLFSDGYTVGNTVYFFTWIFMALGLCLIWGYGGALSFGQTAFFGIAGYSYGILTINFGAAYGFTFVALLIAIGIAALFAALLGYFLFFGRISGVFLGIVTLSVTLVLERFMAQTAGPEWKIGAARLNGFNGMSNMPPLTVPWPGGDIVLFPDVQLYYVVLGLLVLVYLGLRILVNSPFGNVLVAIRENPERAEMLGYDIRKYQLGTFVIGAALAGLSGVLYTSWGQYITPSSMGMTAAALPIVWVAVGGRSDLTTTLVGTLTVLAVFQALTIHGSQYALVVMGIMLVLTVLLAPRGLIYALARLIARPFSKRQPGDA, via the coding sequence ATGAACGCGCTCTCACGTTTCTTCGCCCGCCTCGAAGGCCCGCAGACGCTGGGCCGGGGCCCCGGCTTCTGGCTCGGCTTCCTCGTCGTGCTCGCCGGCGCCTGCGCCTACCCGCTGTTCTCCGACGGCTACACCGTCGGCAACACGGTGTATTTCTTCACCTGGATCTTCATGGCGCTCGGCCTGTGCCTCATCTGGGGCTATGGCGGCGCGCTCAGCTTCGGCCAGACCGCCTTTTTCGGCATTGCCGGCTATAGCTACGGCATCCTCACCATCAATTTCGGCGCCGCCTATGGCTTCACCTTCGTGGCGCTGCTCATCGCCATCGGCATCGCCGCGCTGTTCGCGGCGCTGCTCGGCTATTTCCTGTTCTTCGGCCGCATCTCCGGCGTGTTCCTTGGCATCGTGACGCTGTCGGTGACGCTGGTGCTGGAGCGCTTCATGGCGCAGACGGCGGGCCCGGAATGGAAGATCGGCGCCGCCCGGCTCAACGGCTTCAACGGCATGAGCAACATGCCCCCGCTCACCGTGCCCTGGCCCGGCGGCGACATCGTGCTGTTCCCCGACGTGCAGCTCTATTACGTCGTGCTCGGCCTCCTGGTGCTGGTCTATCTCGGCCTGCGTATCCTGGTGAACTCGCCCTTCGGCAATGTGCTCGTCGCCATCCGCGAGAACCCGGAGCGGGCGGAAATGCTCGGCTACGACATCCGCAAATACCAGCTCGGCACCTTCGTCATCGGCGCGGCGCTCGCCGGCCTGTCGGGCGTGCTCTACACGAGCTGGGGCCAGTACATCACGCCCTCCTCCATGGGCATGACCGCTGCCGCTCTACCCATCGTCTGGGTCGCGGTCGGCGGGCGATCGGACCTCACCACCACGCTGGTCGGCACGCTCACCGTGCTCGCCGTGTTCCAGGCGCTCACCATCCATGGCAGCCAATATGCGCTTGTGGTGATGGGCATCATGCTGGTGCTCACCGTGCTGCTGGCGCCGCGCGGCCTTATCTATGCGCTGGCGCGGCTCATCGCCCGCCCCTTCTCCAAGCGGCAGCCGGGAGACGCCTGA
- a CDS encoding acetamidase/formamidase family protein gives MSWLENSLMARKGLAKGQAGSTHEITEAVQGKYHYVYGPYVDPVLRVDPGAVVAAETHDAFEGAIKHETDNPLEILNFPYLNPQNGPIYVNGAEKGDTLAVYIKSIVPRGPQPVGTTLIMPDFGGLVPTKDTAMLNAPLPIKVKKLHVDAETGTKWSDKITLPYQPFIGTIGTSPEIEAITSLQPDYYGGNMDLPDVGVGAVIYLPVNIAGGLLYLGDCHATQGDGELCGVALEHPTVTTIQIDLIKGWTISTPRLETEEFIMSIGSTRPMEDATRMAYRDLIRWMASDYGFDEVEAYMLLTQCGRVRLGNMVDPKYTMGASILKSYLTA, from the coding sequence ATGTCCTGGCTCGAAAATTCCCTCATGGCTCGCAAAGGTCTCGCCAAGGGCCAGGCGGGCAGCACACACGAGATCACCGAGGCCGTGCAGGGCAAGTACCACTATGTCTACGGCCCCTATGTCGATCCGGTCCTGAGGGTCGATCCCGGCGCTGTCGTGGCGGCGGAAACGCATGATGCCTTCGAGGGCGCGATCAAGCACGAGACCGACAACCCGCTGGAAATCCTGAACTTCCCCTATCTCAACCCGCAGAACGGCCCGATCTACGTCAATGGCGCGGAAAAGGGCGACACGCTGGCGGTCTACATCAAGTCCATCGTCCCGCGCGGGCCGCAGCCGGTGGGCACGACGCTGATCATGCCGGATTTCGGCGGGCTGGTGCCGACCAAGGACACGGCGATGCTGAACGCGCCGCTGCCGATCAAGGTGAAGAAGCTGCATGTCGATGCCGAAACCGGCACCAAGTGGAGCGACAAGATCACCCTGCCCTATCAGCCCTTCATCGGCACCATCGGCACCTCGCCGGAAATCGAGGCCATCACCTCGCTGCAGCCGGATTACTATGGCGGCAACATGGACCTGCCGGATGTCGGCGTCGGCGCGGTGATCTATCTGCCCGTCAACATCGCCGGCGGCCTGCTCTATCTCGGCGACTGCCACGCCACCCAGGGCGATGGCGAACTGTGCGGCGTGGCGCTTGAGCACCCCACCGTCACCACCATCCAGATCGACCTGATCAAGGGCTGGACGATTTCTACGCCGCGGCTGGAGACGGAAGAGTTCATCATGTCCATCGGCTCGACCCGGCCGATGGAAGACGCCACCCGCATGGCCTATCGCGACCTCATCCGTTGGATGGCGTCCGACTACGGCTTCGATGAGGTGGAAGCCTACATGCTGCTGACCCAGTGCGGCCGCGTCCGCCTCGGCAATATGGTGGACCCGAAATACACGATGGGCGCCTCGATCCTGAAGTCCTACCTCACGGCCTGA
- a CDS encoding ABC transporter permease subunit — MDVGTLAFSALYQFGDAFAFLVLSACGLAVIFGMMGVINLAHGEFIMCGAYVTVSAAHAGVPLPLAILIGALVSAAVGALVEILIIRHLYDRPLDTIVATWGLSLIFTQGTLIVLGSTMAGVGTPFGSFTVGDYSYSLYRLVLCGMAVLVIAGLYALFNWTRFGVMARATIQVPHMAAALGIDTRLVYSLTFALGAGLAGLAGGLYAPTMTLVPTMGTTFIMEAFVTVVVGGADVFLGTAPAAAVLAVVKATMTSWYGQLAGQIGLLIAVIVVIRVLPRGISGFLLRERA, encoded by the coding sequence ATGGATGTCGGAACCCTCGCCTTCTCCGCGCTCTACCAGTTCGGCGACGCCTTCGCCTTTCTGGTTCTGTCCGCCTGCGGCCTCGCCGTCATCTTCGGCATGATGGGCGTGATCAATCTGGCGCATGGCGAATTCATCATGTGCGGCGCCTATGTCACCGTCTCCGCCGCCCATGCCGGCGTGCCGCTGCCGCTCGCCATCCTCATCGGCGCGCTGGTCTCGGCCGCCGTGGGCGCGCTGGTGGAAATCCTCATCATCCGCCATCTCTATGATCGCCCGCTCGACACCATCGTCGCCACCTGGGGGCTCAGCCTCATCTTCACCCAGGGCACGCTGATCGTGCTCGGCTCCACCATGGCCGGCGTCGGCACGCCCTTCGGCAGCTTCACGGTCGGCGACTATTCCTATTCGCTCTACCGCCTCGTTCTGTGCGGCATGGCGGTGCTGGTCATCGCCGGGCTCTACGCCTTGTTCAACTGGACCCGCTTCGGCGTCATGGCCCGCGCCACCATTCAGGTGCCGCACATGGCGGCCGCGCTCGGCATCGACACCCGCCTCGTCTACAGCCTCACCTTCGCGCTCGGCGCCGGGCTCGCCGGGCTGGCGGGCGGGCTCTACGCCCCGACCATGACGCTGGTGCCGACCATGGGCACCACCTTCATCATGGAAGCCTTCGTCACCGTGGTGGTCGGCGGCGCCGACGTGTTCCTCGGCACCGCCCCGGCGGCGGCCGTGCTCGCCGTGGTCAAGGCGACCATGACCTCCTGGTACGGCCAGCTCGCCGGCCAGATCGGCCTGCTGATCGCCGTCATCGTCGTCATCCGGGTGCTGCCGCGCGGCATTTCCGGCTTCCTTCTGCGCGAGCGCGCCTGA
- a CDS encoding ABC transporter ATP-binding protein: MPMLQTQGLNKRFGGLHVTNNVDLTLEEGEVHCLIGPNGAGKSTLFRLILGEHLPSSGTILFGGEDITGLKPFQRIRRGMSVKFQVPGIFKALSVRQNLEIAMQHHYDPAVLADEIDRLLAFLNLAPEAGRLAGNLSHGQKQWLEIGMAVSLKPRLLLLDEPTAGMSPEETFATGEMVKRLNAEGMTVLAVEHDMAFVRQVAHKVTVLHLGRVFAQGSIDEIVANEDVAAIYLGQTTAHETALEAAHA; encoded by the coding sequence ATGCCGATGCTCCAGACCCAAGGCCTCAACAAGCGCTTCGGCGGCCTGCATGTCACCAACAATGTCGACCTGACGCTGGAAGAAGGCGAGGTACATTGCCTCATCGGGCCGAACGGCGCCGGCAAGTCGACCCTGTTCCGGCTGATCCTCGGCGAGCATCTGCCGAGCAGCGGCACCATCCTGTTCGGCGGCGAGGACATTACCGGCCTCAAGCCGTTCCAGCGCATCCGCCGCGGCATGAGCGTGAAGTTCCAGGTGCCCGGCATCTTCAAGGCGCTGAGCGTGCGGCAGAATCTCGAAATCGCGATGCAGCACCATTACGACCCGGCGGTGCTGGCCGACGAGATCGACAGGCTGCTCGCCTTCCTCAACCTCGCGCCGGAAGCCGGCCGCCTCGCCGGCAATCTCTCGCACGGCCAGAAGCAGTGGCTGGAAATCGGCATGGCGGTCAGCCTCAAGCCGCGCCTGCTGCTGCTCGACGAGCCGACCGCCGGCATGTCGCCGGAGGAAACCTTTGCGACCGGCGAAATGGTCAAGCGGCTAAACGCCGAGGGCATGACCGTGCTGGCGGTGGAACATGACATGGCCTTCGTCCGCCAGGTCGCCCACAAGGTGACGGTGCTGCATCTCGGCCGCGTCTTCGCCCAGGGTTCGATCGACGAGATCGTCGCCAATGAGGATGTCGCCGCCATCTATCTCGGCCAGACCACGGCGCACGAAACCGCTCTCGAGGCCGCCCATGCGTAA
- a CDS encoding ABC transporter ATP-binding protein, with protein sequence MRKEVMLSTLGLRAGYGGKPVLQGLDIEVRQGEIVAVIGRNGVGKSTLMKSLIGLVPAMEGSIVFGDRPVEHLSAFRRARLGIGYVPQGRDVFPRLTVGENIAVGGMRAGRVSEADRERVLGYFPILRERWSQRAGTMSGGQQQQLAIGRVLVANPQLILLDEPSEGIQPNIVQDIARIMVQLNTDTGVTVVLVEQNIDMIRAMAQRCYVMDKGRVVAELTREDLADGEAMRRHLAV encoded by the coding sequence ATGCGTAAGGAAGTCATGCTGTCCACCCTCGGCCTGCGCGCCGGCTATGGCGGCAAGCCGGTGCTGCAGGGCCTCGATATCGAGGTGCGCCAGGGCGAGATCGTCGCCGTCATCGGCCGCAACGGCGTCGGCAAGTCGACGCTGATGAAAAGCCTCATCGGCCTTGTGCCGGCGATGGAAGGCTCCATCGTCTTCGGCGACCGGCCGGTGGAACACCTCTCCGCCTTCCGCCGGGCGCGGCTCGGCATCGGCTATGTGCCGCAGGGCCGCGACGTGTTCCCCCGCCTCACCGTGGGCGAGAACATCGCGGTCGGCGGCATGCGCGCGGGCCGCGTCAGCGAGGCCGACCGCGAGCGCGTGCTCGGCTATTTCCCCATCCTGCGCGAGCGCTGGAGCCAGCGTGCCGGCACCATGTCCGGCGGCCAGCAGCAGCAGCTCGCCATTGGCCGGGTGCTGGTGGCCAATCCGCAGCTCATCCTGCTCGACGAGCCCTCGGAAGGCATCCAGCCCAATATCGTGCAGGACATCGCCCGCATCATGGTGCAGCTCAACACCGATACCGGCGTCACCGTCGTGCTGGTGGAGCAGAACATCGACATGATCCGGGCCATGGCTCAGCGCTGCTATGTCATGGACAAAGGCCGCGTCGTCGCCGAACTCACCCGCGAGGACCTCGCCGATGGCGAGGCGATGCGCCGCCATCTCGCCGTCTGA